Proteins encoded in a region of the Zea mays cultivar B73 chromosome 2, Zm-B73-REFERENCE-NAM-5.0, whole genome shotgun sequence genome:
- the LOC100216860 gene encoding Exosome complex component RRP4 homolog-like: MKDRHLSLNQTQRVRLEAALQELQSVAPAAVSAAAVTVADTIPVNQEDNILKGHGTSDQDGEVVATLCGVVERVNKLVYVRTLRARYKPEVGDIIVGRVIEIAPKRWRLEINFSQDAVLMLSSMNLPDGIQRRRTAVDELNMRSIFEENDVICAEVRGFQHDGSLHLQARSEKYGKLERGQLLMVAPYLVKRKKQHFHHLEKYNVDLILGCNGFIWAGEHVVVGEKPKTTGGQQGFSTEAENFTPLETRKHICRLANSVRVLSALGFTLTVELIIETMEASASSNVEINDMLGAEFYVQTAEREAKRRADLLRKKNDAR, translated from the exons ATGAAGGACCGCCACCTCTCGCTGAACCAGACCCAGCGGGTCCGCCTCGAGGCCGCGCTTCAAGAGCTCCAGTCCGTTGCGCCCGCCGCCGTGtccgccgccgccgtcaccgtcgcggACACCATTCCCGTCAATCAAGAGGACAACATCCTCAA GGGGCATGGGACGTCGGACCAGGACGGGGAGGTGGTTGCGACGCTCTGCGGGGTGGTGGAGCGGGTCAACAAGCTGGTCTACGTCCGCACTCTTCGCGCGAG ATACAAGCCGGAGGTTGGTGATATCATAGTTGGCCGTGTGATTGAG ATTGCTCCTAAGCGATGGAGGTTGGAGATAAATTTTAGCCAAGATGCTGTTCTGATGCTTTCATCTATGAACTTGCCTGATGGTATTCAG AGAAGGAGAACTGCTGTTGATGAACTTAATATGCGGAGTATCTTTGAAGAAAATGATGTTATCTGT GCTGAAGTTCGAGGCTTCCAACATGATGGATCTCTGCACCTACAGGCAAGGAGTGAAAAGTATGGAAAG CTGGAGAGGGGTCAATTGCTGATGGTAGCTCCATATTTGGTTAAACGAAAGAAGcagcattttcatcatcttgaaaaGTACAATGTCGACTTGATTCTTGGTTGCAATGGATTCATCTGGGCTGGTGAGCATGTTGTGGTGGGTGAAAAACCAAAAACGACAGGAGGTCAGCAGGGGTTCAGCACTGAAGCTGAGAATTTCACCCCATTAGAGACAAGGAAGCATATTTGCCGGCTTGCCAATTCTGTACGTGTGCTCTCAGCCCTAGGATTCACTCTGACCGTCGAACTGATAATCGAAACCATGGAAGCAAGTGCGTCATCAAATGTAGAGATAAATGACATGCTCGGGGCTGAGTTTTACGTCCAGACAGCAGAGAGGGAGGCTAAGCGCCGGGCTGATCTGTTGAGAAAGAAGAATGACGCAAGGTGA
- the LOC100276946 gene encoding uncharacterized protein LOC100276946: protein MVTRWSQKSPGLKILWIWTLGTAAIVVGGIVRMRVNDVQKILREEEEAAATATATSPPSERVLKDEE from the exons ATGGTGACGAGGTGGAGCCAGAAGAGCCCGGGCCTCAAGATCCTGTGGATCTGGACCCTGGGCACCGCCGCAA TTGTGGTCGGCGGTATCGTCCGGATGCGGGTAAACGATGTGCAGAAGATCCTTCGGGAAGAAGAGGAAGCCGCCGCTACCGCCACGGCCACGTCGCCCCCCAGCGAGCGAGTCCTGAAAGACGAAGAGTAG
- the LOC103645809 gene encoding uncharacterized protein — MWSGAPRMAERLELERQATLDGHVPQDLEAGVNSGGAQGLHPVRVRRLPPTTGRFGGMDNIWQQYGDTNQAYGNVTYTPGIDLTLSPGNDLTRFQDSAVVHGPGPIIQENQSFSSTSQVPQPVNDRRKKGVAKREKNYSNLEDETLCSAYLNVSKDPVVGVNQPMKSYWARITDYFNEMRTTDVERSSSSLQHRWGDISRDTALFCSYYAEIERKHQSGKSEDDKIKDALKMYEGLRSSKFKFLHCWLILRKEQKWSEFLATTTSSTSQARSKADPVQQGDPTATSTPEVNVSEKIARPIGRDRAKKQRSNNSSSSSACFEMLQKIQLDRSRFEEDMKAASKYESEEMAVRYDRKLAIQEQHLKLVAESTMIQKEMLRFQQKEREDRVMTMDLDKVAPWVREYYINEQKAIAAKSRHEVSSSDV, encoded by the exons ATGTGGAGCGGGGCTCCTCGCATGGCAGAACGGCTGGAGCTGGAGCGCCAAGCAACTCTCGATGGGCACGTGCCTCAAGATCTCGAAGCCGGAGTGAACAGCGGCGGCGCACAAGGTCTGCATCCTGtgcgagttcgtcgtcttcctccGACTACAGGACG ATTTGGTGGGATGGACAACATTTGGCAGCAATACGGAGACACCAACCAAGCTTATGGTAATGTCACCTACACCCCAGGAATTGACTTGACTCTCTCCCCGGGAAATGACTTGACTCGGTTCCAAGATTCAGCTGTTGTGCATGGCCCAGGTCCAATTATTCAG GAAAACCAGTCGTTCAGCTCTACCTCACAAGTGCCTCAACCTGTCAATGATCGAAGAAAGAAGGGGGTTGCCAAGCGTGAGAAGAACTACTCCAATTTGGAGGATGAAACATTATGCTCGGCGTACCTAAATGTGTCGAAGGATCCAGTGGTAGGTGTGAACCAGCCAATGAAATCATACTGGGCAAGAATCACTGACTACTTCAACGAGATGAGGACTACTGACGTGGAGCGCAGCAGCTCCTCTCTCCAACATAGATGGGGCGATATCTCAAGGGACACCGCATTGTTCTGCAGTTACTATGCTGAGATTGAACGGAAGCATCAAAGCGGTAAAAGTGAGGACGACAAG ATAAAGGATGCACTGAAAATGTATGAAGGGCTTCGAAGCAGCAAATTCAAATTTTTGCATTGTTGGTTGATCCTTAGAAAAGAGCAGAAGTGGTCTGAATTTCTCGCCACCACAACATCAAGCACCTCCCAAGCTCGATCAAAGGCTGATCCCGTGCAGCAAGGCGACCCAACAGCAACATCCACACCTGAGGTGAATGTCTCAGAGAAAATTGCAAGGCCAATTGGTAGGGACAGAGCAAAGAAACAAAGGAGCAACAACTCATCCAGCTCCTCTGCTTGCTTTGAAATGCTTCAAAAGATACAATTGGACCGCTCCAGGTTCGAGGAAGACATGAAGGCTGCAAGCAAATATGAGTCAGAAGAAATGGCTGTCCGGTATGATAGGAAACTGGCCATTCAAGAACAACACCTTAAACTTGTAGCAGAGTCGACGATGATACAGAAGGAGATGTTAAGGTTCCAACAAAAAGAACGTGAGGATCGCGTAATGACCATGGACTTGGACAAGGTGGCTCCTTGGGTACGCGAGTACTACATCAACGAGCAGAAGGCTATAGCGGCAAAATCACGTCATGAAGTGTCAAGTTCTGATGTGTAG
- the LOC100276946 gene encoding uncharacterized protein isoform X1 — MWFKTRRRRCDVHARMFAEHELLQLTTIARMAEEEENMPHRGSVVGRRTIPRDRYSGYFRLMQDYFIQQPVYGDNLFRRRFRMSKNMFNDICEAVAAANRYFRLTHNAAGQAGFSTIQKVTAALRMLAYGGPADSLDEYFRMGESTIIETVNKFTRTIVVIYGEEYLRQPNTEDIARLLRKAEERGFPGMLGSIDCMHWEWEKCPTAWHGQYRGHHKKPTIILEAVASHDLWVWHAFFGMPGSCNDINVLHRSPVFDNLSSGHAPEVNFTVNGREYNMGYYLADGIYPPWATLITPIPAAVSNKQNRFNEKQQEYRKDVERTFGVLQAKYAIIKGPSRMWDPGDMKYIVQCVIILHNMGIKYERGMEQLEIEDYEGASRPSLDPNRNVSEVQQLINAHRQIQSRTTNEQLKNDLVDHIWNLHGSSTEILYKSLAHQIPS; from the exons ATGTGGTTCAAAACACGACGTCGTCGTTGTGATGTGCATGCTCGCATGTTTGCTGAGCACGAACTCCTCCAGTTAACAACAATTGCTCGGATGGCTGAGGAAGAAGAAAATATGCCTCATCGTGGCTCTGTTGTGGGACGCCGAACTATACCAAGGGATCGTTACAGTGGTTACTTTCGTTTGATGCAAGACTACTTCATTCAACAGCCAGTTTATGGTGACAATTTATTTCGTCGACG GTTCCGAATGTCAAAAAATATGTTCAATGATATTTGTGAAGCTGTGGCGGCAGCAAATAGGTACTTCAGGTTGACACACAATGCCGCTGGGCAGGCCGGGTTCTCAACTATTCAAAAGGTTACTGCTGCTTTGCGAATGCTTGCATACGGAGGACCTGCCGATAGTTTGGATGAGTACTTTCGCATGGGTGAGAGCACGATCATCGAAACAGTAAATAAATTCACTCGCACCATTGTTGTAATCTATGGTGAGGAGTACCTTAGGCAGCCCAATACAGAGGATATTGCCAGGCTTCTTCGAAAGGCTGAAGAAAGAGGTTTTCCAGGAATGCTCGGAAGCATCGATTGTATGCATTGGGAGTGGGAGAAGTGCCCCACTGCGTGGCACGGTCAGTATCGAGGTCACCACAAGAAACCCACAATTATACTAGAAGCGGTGGCCAGTCATGATCTTTGGGTTTGGCATGCATTTTTTGGGATGCCAGGTTCTTGCAACGATATAAACGTCTTGCATCGTTCCCCGGTTTTCGATAACCTGTCTAGCGGCCATGCTCCTGAGGTTAATTTCACAGTTAATGGACGGGAATACAATATGGGTTACTACCTAGCTGACGGTATATATCCTCCATGGGCTACATTGATCACTCCCATTCCAGCCGCTGTTAGTAATAAGCAGAATCGGTTCAATGAGAAACAGCAGGAGTACCGCAAAGACGTCGAGCGTACTTTTGGTGTCCTACAAGCAAAGTATGCCATCATCAAAGGACCTTCAAGAATGTGGGATCCCGGGGATATGAAGTACATAGTTCAATGTGTCATCATACTGCACAATATGGGTATCAAGTATGAGAGAGGAATGGAGCAGTTGGAGATCGAGGATTATGAGGGAGCATCCAGACCATCATTGGATCCTAATAGGAATGTGTCGGAGGTTCAGCAACTCATCAATGCCCACCGACAGATCCAAAGCCGAACAACCAATGAGCAATTGAAGAATGACCTTGTTGATCATATATGGAACTTGCATGGCTCATCAACTGAAATCTTGTATAAAAGTTTGGCTCATCAAATACCTAGCTGA
- the LOC118476272 gene encoding protein FAR1-RELATED SEQUENCE 5-like codes for MLKYFHDKISENPTFQYALQVDCEEHITNIFWVDAKMILDYAHFGDVVTFDTTFGTNKEYRPFGVFLGLNQFRETTIFGAAILFDEIEASFTWLFETFLAAHNYRQPRTIYTDQDAAMGKAIPNVFTESYHGLCTFHIMQNVVKHLSPVKGQEKESHILSDFSACMYRYEDKIEFEEAFDSMRSKVHKQTWLDSIYKVKEKWAECYMRDVFSLGVRSTQLSESFNSSLKNHLKSDFDIVRFLKHFERTVEETRATELEAEFEARKKLPRRRMCTPMLIQASDVYTPVIFEAFQVEYERSMAACTTVLDGDNKYTVTIGNLSGDLSFEEERIVTANPFNQTTDCSCQMFNRTGILCAHGLKVLDLMNIKMLPTHYVLKRWTREACSGSILDRQGREVVENPKLEAQLRLRSLSHKFLNMAYKAAISLECCLLIDNALGLLGPQVEDKLNAPSSVANEKPCNDQENISPNMQQRDDLLGTAQLKKKEVQLKGSKRKKSWIEKLRKGKRKATKSAVPTKKGAKKEDGAPPHVQVENNSSNKEANVDLHEYRVIGDFTRLLTSMASHDENFYDEDLF; via the exons ATGCTGAAATATTTTCATGACAAAATTTCAGAGAATCCAACATTCCAATATGCTTTGCAAGTGGATTGTGAGGAGCACATAACCAACATATTTTGGGTTGATGCAAAAATGATTCTAGACTATGCACATTTCGGTGATGTTGTCACATTTGACACTACTTTTGGCACAAATAAAGAATATAGGCCATTTGGTGTTTTTCTTGGGCTCAATCAGTTTAGAGAAACCACTATTTTTGGTGCTGCAATTCTCTTTGATGAAATAGAAGCCTCATTTACATGGCTCTTTGAGACCTTTCTAGCTGCCCATAATTATAGGCAACCTAGAACTATTTATACTGATCAAGATGCAGCAATGGGAAAGGCTATACCCAATGTGTTCACGGAATCATATCATGGATTGTGCACCTTTCACATCATGCAAAATGTTGTCAAACACTTATCTCCAGTGAAGGGCCAAGAGAAAGAATCTCATATTCTCTCTGATTTTAGTGCTTGCATGTATCGCTATGAGGACAAAATAGAATTTGAAGAAGCATTTGACAGCATGAGATCTAAAGTGCATAAGCAAACTTGGCTAGATAGTATATACAAGGTGAAAGAAAAATGGGCTGAATGCTATATGAGAGATGTCTTTAGTTTGGGAGTGAGAAGTACACAACTAAGTGAGAGCTTCAACAGTTCATTGAAGAACCATTTGAAATCAGATTTTGATATTGTCCGTTTTTTGAAGCATTTTGAGAGGACAGTTGAAGAAACAAGAGCTACAGAACTAGAGGCtgaatttgaggcaaggaagaAGCTACCAAGAAGGCGAATGTGCACACCTATGCTAATTCAAGCAAGCGATGTTTACACTCCAGTTATTTTTGAAGCTTTCCAAGTTGAGTATGAAAGATCCATGGCTGCATGCACTACAGTGTTGGATGGAGATAACAAATATACTGTCACTATTGGTAATTTAAGTGGTGATTTAAGTTTTGAAGAGGAGCGCATAGTGACAGCTAATCCTTTCAACCAAACAACTGATTGTAGTTGTCAAATGTTTAATAGGACAGGGATATTATGTGCACATGGTCTGAAAGTGCTTGATTTGATGAATATAAAAATGTTACCCACACATTATGTCCTAAAAAGATGGACTAGAGAAGCATGCAGTGGAAGCATACTGGACAGACAAGGAAGGGAAGTGGTGGAAAATCCAAAGTTGGAGGCTCAACTTAGGCTCAGATCTTTGTCTCATAAATTTCTCAACATGGCATATAAAGCAGCCATTTCTCTAGAGTGTTGTTTGCTAATAGACAATGCACTTGGTCTCCTTGGTCCACAAGTAGAGGATAAACTCAATGCACCATCTAGTGTTGCCAATGAAAAACCATGTAATGACCaagaaaatattagcccaaacATGCAACAAAGAGATGACTTGCTCGGCACTGCACAACTTAAGAAAAAAGAGGTTCAGTTGAAAGGCTCAAAGAGAAAGAAAAGTTGGATTGAGAAGTTACGCAAAGGGAAGCGCAAGGCGACTAAATCTGCTGTACCAACAAAAAAGGGAGCAAAG AAAGAAGATGGTGCACCACCACATGTACAAGTGGAGAATAACAGCAGCAACAAAGAAGCAAATGTGGACCTCCATGAGTATAGGGTCATTGGTGATTTTACCAGGCTCCTAACATCTATGGCTAGTCATGATGAAAATTTTTATGATGAAGATCTGTTCTAG